In Plectropomus leopardus isolate mb chromosome 20, YSFRI_Pleo_2.0, whole genome shotgun sequence, one DNA window encodes the following:
- the stoml2 gene encoding stomatin-like protein 2, mitochondrial translates to MMLRTLCRTGGLLLQQTQRAAPRLWVTPAQQRWASSLPMNTVVLFVPQQEAWVVERMGRFHRILEPGLNFLIPLLDRIRYVQSLKEIVIDVPEQSAVSLDNVTLQIDGVLYLRILDPFKASYGVEDPEYAVTQLAQTTMRSELGKLTLDKVFRERESLNSNIVHSINQASDEWGIRCLRYEIKDIHVPPRVKESMQMQVEAERKKRATVLESEGTREAAINVAEGRKQAQILASEGEKAEQINKAAGEAQAVMAKAEAKAKAIRMLSDALTEQNGNAAASLTLAEQYVSAFSNLAKESNTILLPSNTGDVTGMVTQAMTIYGTLAKVSPKVPEVVVEEKIEDHVNQSSQ, encoded by the exons atgatGTTGCGGACGCTGTGTCGGACCGGCGGATTGCTGCTGCAG CAAACTCAGCGTGCTGCGCCGAGGTTGTGGGTTACACCAGCCCAGCAGCGATGGGCGTCCAGCCTGCCGATGAACACTGTGGTCCTGTTCGTGCCCCAGCAGGAAGCCTGGGTGGTGGAGAGAATGGGTCGCTTCCACCGCATCTTAGAGCCG ggTTTAAACTTCCTAATACCCTTACTGGACAGAATCCGTTATGTGCAGAGTCTCAAAGAAATTGTCATCGATGTCCCGGAGCAGTCTGCAGTATCTCTAG ATAATGTAACGCTACAGATTGATGGAGTGCTCTACTTAAGGATCCTAGACCCCTTTAAG GCCAGTTACGGTGTTGAGGATCCAGAATATGCCGTGACACAGTTGGCACAGACCACCATGCGATCAGAACTGGGCAAACTCACACTGGACAAAGTGTTCAGG gaaagggAGTCCCTCAATTCCAACATCGTCCACTCAATCAACCAAGCTTCAGACGAGTGGGGGATCCGCTGCCTCCGTTATGAAATCAAAGATATACACGTTCCACCTCGTGTCAAAGAGTCCATGCAGATGCAG GTGGAGGCTGAGCGCAAGAAGAGAGCCACGGTGCTGGAGTCTGAAGGGACGAGGGAAGCGGCCATTAATGTCGCTGAGGGTCGTAAACAAGCTCAGATCCTGGCCTCGGAGGGTGAAAAAGCAGAGCAGATCAATAAAGCGGCTG GTGAGGCGCAGGCGGTCATGGCCAAAGCCGAAGCAAAAGCTAAAGCGATCCGTATGCTGTCAGATGCTCTGACCGAGCAG AATGGAAACGCAGCAGCCTCGCTGACTTTGGCCGAGCAGTACGTGTCCGCGTTCTCCAACCTGGCTAAAGAGTCCAACACCATCCTTCTGCCCTCGAATACTGGTGACGTTACCGGAATGGTCACACAG GCTATGACCATTTACGGCACGTTGGCAAAGGTGAGTCCAAAAGTGCCAGaagtggtggtggaggagaagATTGAAGACCACGTGAACCAATCATCTCAATAG
- the pigo gene encoding GPI ethanolamine phosphate transferase 3, with product MKGLPVLSLLLWMCAVYFVGIYLFVGGFLLVRLEVNRTSTCGDVLQPGEEPVDFCRVQPRFRRAVILIIDALKIDFAWFDPNNTDPRPYENKLPVLEETVSSRPSHSRLYPFRADPPTTTMQRIKGFTTGSLPTFVDVGNNFASSAILEDNLIHQFGQVGKRVVFMGDDTWENLFPKKFHRSLPFPSFNVKDLHTVDNGILQHLYTTMVGNDWDVLVAHFLGVDHCGHRFGPNHPAMADKLTQMDGVIRSVIDRLQNDTLLVVMGDHGMTDTGDHGGESQKETDAAIFLYSPSPLFPGPPSQSEPHVVPQTDLVPTLALLLGVPIPYSSVGQVLLPVFPPHGQTEGAVGRLSQLEALWINAKQVNRFLETYSGMAKDIPPESLSQLKHEFSRLSSEYLTTVREGRSPSPQLAASLQAYLTSVRDTCRATWARFNPLKMAAGLAILAFACLTCFILSELSFILIRENGPGLKAPVLVALMAGVCVAAGQLLMQGYVEVAWCLAAAALSSELLFLWRAHRYRAIAVEKNGSKAPKCTGWLTPRRILIPPLLVPLLRCASLLSDSYVIAEGRAVTFLVFSLALYIPIHLNWEGLLVPPSYDPLKAAGFLPSPAVSPSIVRKESSTLLACLGLLVGSLYLSLSFHACREEQGSCQPSLFLSPLSRLQNSQLKNLHYVLSVVSLGLWTYLLRRCLRHYGNLNSAGGTVFTARWILPLLSVCLALHWAVSATPEDSFRNLAELISLAQLALPRAAFCLLGLGLFLIWLDPLTVFVKTRAAASARGPSLPPPRYRASTGISPQAELHHLIPQIYQRMRRSLDDGELSGGSEVDSRPAVEAYGLGTVYSAPLLLFCGLLGIGLLLLHPEGMALSFLLLLLEMGALLHIHASSTTLSGLQGTYSGGFNVPWTPVVLWALAATQFFHATGHLPTFPSIQWGAAFVGFPEGHTGTILPASLVTLNTFASHILFAVGCPLLLFWPLVCEVRGSRGGRACGDEGEDAVMEMRLRENPQQFSTALLQLSTRYLFILGAQVFASVCAAAILRRHLMVWKVFAPKLMFEASGFLMSSASLLIGVTLVLRVDVAVGRWFKRLIPDASR from the exons ATGAAGGGGCTCCCGGTGCTGTCCCTGCTCCTCTGGATGTGTGCGGTGTACTTTGTGGGCATCTACCTGTTTGTCGGCGGCTTCCTGCTGGTGAGGCTGGAGGTGAACCGGACCAGCACCTGCGGAGACGTCCTCCAGCCCGGAGAGGAGCCGGTGGACTTCTGCCGCGTCCAGCCGCGCTTCCGCAGGGCTGTGATCCTCATCATCGACGCCCTCAAGATCGACTTCGCCTGGTTCGACCCCAACAACACGGATCCCCGGCCCTACGAGAACAAGCTGCCCGTGCTGGAGGAGACGGTCTCATCCAGGCCTTCACACAGCCGCCTGTACCCGTTTCGTGCAGATCCGCCTACCACCACCATGCAGAGGATCAAGGGCTTCACCACTGGCTCCTTGCCCACCTTTGTGGATGTGGGGAACAACTTTGCATCCAGTGCTATACTGGAGGACAACCTCATCCACCAGTTTGGGCAAGTCG GCAAACGAGTTGTGTTCATGGGCGACGACACTTGGGAGAATCTTTTTCCTAAAAAGTTCCACCGCTCCCTGCCCTTCCCCTCCTTCAATGTCAAGGATCTGCACACTGTGGACAACGGCATCCTCCAGCACCTCTACACAACTA TGGTGGGGAATGACTGGGACGTCCTGGTTGCTCATTTCCTCGGAGTGGATCACTGCGGCCACAGGTTCGGCCCCAACCACCCGGCCATGGCTGACAAGCTTACCCAGATGGACGGAGTCATCAG GTCTGTGATTGACCGCCTGCAGAATGACACCCTGCTGGTGGTGATGGGAGATCACGGGATGACAGACACTGGAGATCACGGTGGAGAAAGTCAGAAGGAGACAGATGCTGCCATCTTCCTCTACAGCCCTTCTCCTCTGTTTCCCGGACCGCCGTCTCAG AGTGAACCGCACGTGGTGCCTCAGACAGACCTGGTGCCCACCCTGGCTCTGCTGCTGGGAGTTCCCATCCCGTACAGCAGTGTGGGTCAGGTTCTCCTGCCCGTGTTTCCCCCTCATGGACAGACTGAAGGTGCAGTTGGGCGTCTCAGCCAGCTGGAGGCGCTGTGGATCAATGCAAAGCAG GTCAACCGTTTCCTGGAGACGTACTCTGGCATGGCCAAAGACATCCCCCCGGAGAGCCTCTCTCAGCTGAAGCATGAATTCTCCCGCCTCTCCTCTGAGTACCTCACAACGGTCAGAGAGGGTCGGTCACCCTCCCCACAGCTGGCCGCCTCCCTGCAGGCCTACCTCACCTCCGTCAGAGACACCTGCCGAGCTACCTGGGCTCGATTCAACCCGCTGAAGATGGCGGCAGGTTTAGCCATCCTGGCATTTGCTTGCTTGACGTGTTTCATCCTGTCTGAGCTGTCCTTCATACTGATCCGGGAGAACGGACCTGGACTCAAGGCCCCGGTTCTAGTGGCACTAATGGCAGGGGTTTGTGTGGCTGCTGGTCAGCTCCTCATGCAGGGCTACGTAGAGGTAGCGTGGTGCCTGGCAGCCGCCGCCCTCAGCTCCGAACTTCTCTTCCTCTGGAGAGCTCATCGATACAGAGCGATCGCTGTGGAAAAGAACGGATCGAAAGCTCCGAAATGCACAGGCTGGCTGACCCCACGCCGCATCCTCATCCCCCCTCTGTTGGTGCCGCTCCTCCGCTGTGCCTCCCTGCTCTCAGACAGCTACGTGATCGCTGAGGGCCGCGCCGTGACCTTTCTGGTGTTCTCTCTGGCTCTCTATATTCCCATCCATCTCAACTGGGAGGGGCTGCTCGTGCCCCCCAGCTATGACCCTCTGAAGGCTGCAGGGTTCCTGCCTTCGCCAGCTGTGTCCCCGTCGATTGTGAGGAAAGAAAGCAGCACCCTCTTAGCCTGCTTAGGACTTCTTGTTGGCAGTCTCtacctctccctctccttccacGCCTGCCGGGAAGAACAGGGCTCCTGCCAGCCGTCcctgtttctgtctcctctttCACGTTTGCAGAACAGCCAGCTGAAAAACCTCCACTATGTGCTCTCTGTCGTCTCCCTGGGCTTGTGGACATACCTGCTTAGGCGCTGTCTCCGCCATTACGGCAACCTCAACTCCGCAGGTGGGACGGTGTTCACGGCCCGCTGGATCCTGCCGCTGCTGTCTGTGTGCCTGGCGTTGCACTGGGCTGTTAGTGCCACTCCAGAGGACAGCTTTAGGAATCTGGCCGAGCTCATCAGCCTGGCCCAGCTGGCCCTCCCCAGGGCCGCCTTCTGTCTCCTGGGATTGGGGCTGTTCCTGATCTGGCTGGACCCCCTCACTGTGTTTGTGAAGACCAGGGCTGCAGCCTCAGCCAGAGGTCCGTCCCTACCCCCGCCCCGCTACCGAGCGAGCACGGGCATCAGCCCCCAAGCCGAGCTGCACCACCTCATCCCCCAGATCTACCAGCGAATGCGTCGTTCGCTGGACGACGGAGAGCTGAGCGGGGGCAGCGAGGTGGACAGCAGGCCCGCTGTGGAGGCCTACGGGCTGGGAACTGTGTACTCTGCccctttgctgctgttttgcgGCCTGCTGGGAATCGGACTGCTGCTGTTGCACCCAGAGGGCATGGCTCTGTctttcctcctgctgctgctcgaAATGGGAGCTCTGTTGCACATTCACGCTTCCTCCACAACCCTCAGTGGCCTGCAAGGAACATATTCTG GTGGTTTTAATGTGCCCTGGACTCCGGTGGTGCTGTGGGCCCTGGCTGCCACCCAGTTCTTCCATGCCACAGGTCACCTTCCCACCTTCCCTTCCATCCAGTGGGGTGCTGCCTTTGTGGGATTCCCTGAAGGACACACAGGCACCATTCTGCCCGCCTCACTGGTTACCCTCAACACTTTTGCCTCACACATCTTGTTCGCAG TGGGTTGTCCCTTGCTACTGTTCTGGCCCCTGGTGTGTGAAGTGCGCGGGAGCAGGGGAGGACGCGCTTGTGGGGACGAAGGAGAGGATGCTGTGATGGAGATGAGACTGAGAGAAAACCCCCAGCAGTTCAGCACCGCCCTTCTTCAACTCTCAACACGCTACCTCTTTATTCTCGGAGCACAG GTCTTTGCTTCAGTCTGTGCCGCTGCTATCCTCAGGAGACACCTAATGGTGTGGAAGGTTTTTGCACCCAA gTTAATGTTTGAGGCCTCAGGGTTCCTGATGAGCAGCGCGTCTCTGCTGATCGGGGTCACGTTAGTGCTGAGAGTGGACGTGGCGGTGGGCCGCTGGTTTAAGAGACTCATCCCCGATGCATCCAGGTAG